TTCTTGCAAATGCCCAATCTGGTTTAAACCAGTTTAATGCCGGAACGGAAAGAATAAAGATAAAGTAAACGATTGATAGCGATAATCCAGTTATAAATTCTGTTCTCACACTAGATTTTGTTTTATCATCTAATTTTGGTAGTTTTTTAATGTCAATCGTTTCACAAGGCTCGTCCGTCATAATATATTTTTCCTCTTCCAAATGAACACATCCCCTTCGTTCCTTAAATTTCATACCTCATGCGTCATTTCCCCACTCCGTATTTTTGATCGCTTGTCCTTGAATTTAATTTGGCGTGGAACTGAATAAGTACTAACTGGTTAGTTATTTTTGGCTAAAAGAAAACTCTTTATGTAAAAAGAGTCTTTAAATTCTGTTGATCTCTCTATTTTTCTAAGGTGATATGTTTTAAAAATGCTTGCTTCTAAGTACGTCCAAACCCCTTGAAATTTTTAAAAATCCCCAATTCTCCCCCTTTGAATTTGGTTCTCAGAATGATTACACAGCCACTGTGCCTATCGAAGGAATAAGCCTCTTCCCCCAAAGATGCCATTCTCTCCCGTGTTGCATGATTACTATTTCTGAAAAAGTCTTGACGGCTGCATTTAGCGATTCTCACCCGTTTCAGACTTTTTACTGATGCCTCAACAAAGCATTCTGTACTGGTCATCCTGACTCCACTTTACTTTAAATTGTTTCTCTTCCGACTAATCAGTCTTTTTGATTATACGAATCATTTCAATTTTAGTCAAGTAGCTTTGGGAGTAACCTATCAGTACACATACCAAACCTCCTAATATGACAGTTGCAAGCTAAAACAAGTGACATTTATAACTTATTTAAGTTGCATCTATCCTCTATAATTACGATATAAAATATGATTGAGAAGAGGATTAATCATGCGTACACTATTATTTCAAGGCTACCTTTGGGGGTATATTTTAAGTAAAGCAAACAAATCATTTACGATAAATAGATTAAACAAAGCAGGGTTGAACAAAGATAAACTAAAACTGATGGATAAAATCATTTTAAAGTGCACCAAAAACCTAATTAAAATCTCGGGTGCAGAACTGACCGTAACAGGTACAGAAAATATTCCTTTAGATGAACCAGTATTATATGTTAGCAATCATCAAGGGAATATGGACATTCCCATTTTGTATTCAACAGCTCCTCAAACAATGGCTTTTGTAGCTAAAAAAGAAATGGAGAAAATTCCGATGTTGGGCTATTGGATGAAAGAACGAGGATGTGTATTTATCAACCGGGAAAACGCTCGTAGTTCCCTAAAGGCCATTAACCAAGCAATCGTAGGTTTAAAAGCAGGTAATTCAATAGCAGTTTTTCCAGAGGGGACAAGAAGTAAAGGTCCTGAGATGGGAGACTTTAAGCCAGGTAGTTTACGAATTGCGATTAAATCAGGGGTCAAAGTCATTCCTGTAACCTTAAAGGATTCCTATAAATTAATCGGGAAAAAGGGCAAATGTACACCAGCAAAAGTTCATGTCCATTACGCTGAGCCAATCGATTCAAGAAACTTTAAAGATACAAATGAACTCGCTTCAGCAGTGTTAACACAAATAAAGAAACATTTATAACAAGCTCGTGATTGTTCGATAATAGGTGGACCAACTGTGCTGCCACTATTGAATAAAACAATACAGGGAATGCAAAAAGGCCTTTCACCAATTCAATGAATTGATGAAAGGCCTTTTTAATTTAAATGTCGTAGGATCATGAACAATAGAAGTGACCACTGTATGATGAAGTACGCTCTAACCCTTGGTAAAACAGGGGTTTAGAGTTTTCCTTACATCATTCCTGGCATGCCGCCCATGCCGCCCATATCTGGCATTCCGCCGCCTGCGTTTTCTTCAGGCAGGTTTGCGACAACTGCTTCTGTCGTCAAGAACATAGATGCAACAGATGCTGCGTTTTGTAGTGCTGAACGTGTAACTTTTGTTGGATCCACGATACCAGCTTCCATCATATTTACCCAGTCGCCTTCAGCTGCATCGAAACCAATGCCGATTTCTTCGCGCTTTAGACGGTCTACAACGATTGAACCTTCAAGGCCAGCGTTGTTCGCAATTTGACGAACTGGCTCTTCTAGTGCACGTAGAACGATATTTACACCTGTAGCTACGTCACCAGTTTCAGTTTCGTTAAGCTCTTCAACTTTCTTGTAAACGTTGATTAGCGCTGTACCTCCACCTGAAACGATTCCTTCTTCTACCGCTGCACGTGTTGAGTTTAATGCGTCTTCGATACGAAGTTTACGCTCTTTCAACTCAGTTTCAGTTGCTGCACCTACTTTAATTACTGCTACTCCACCTGCTAGTTTTGCAAGACGCTCTTGAAGTTTTTCCTTGTCGAACTCAGAAGTTGTATCTTCAAGTTGTGTACGGATTTGGTTCACACGGCCTTCGATTTGAGCTGCGTCTCCAGCACCTTCAACAATTGTTGTATGGTCTTTTGTCACAACTACTTTCGCCGCTGTTCCAAGTTGTGTAATTTGTGTTTCCTTTAGATCTAAACCTAAATCTTCAGTAATCACTTCTCCACCTGTTAGGATAGCGATGTCTTCAAGCATTGCTTTACGACGGTCACCGAATCCAGGTGCTTTAACCGCTACTGCGTTAAACGTTCCGCGAAGTTTGTTTACAACAAGTGTTGCAAGCGCTTCACCTTCAACGTCTTCAGCGATTAGTAAGATTGGCTTACCTTGTTGAACAACTTGCTCAAGAACTGGTAAGATTTCTTGGATGTTTGTAATCTTCTTATCTGTAATTAAAATGTAAGGGTTGTCCAATACAGCTTCCATTTTGTCTGTATCCGTTGCCATGTATGCTGATGCATAACCACGGTCAAACTCCATACCTTCAACAACGTCTAGCTCAGTTGTGAAGCCTTTTGATTCTTCAATTGTGATAACACCGTCGTTGCCAACACGCTCCATTGCATCTGCAATTAACGTACCTACTTCTTCATCACCTGAAGAAATCGCTGCAACTTGTGCAATTGACTCTTTTTCTTCAATTGGTTTAGAAATTACAGTTAGCTCTTCAATTGCTGCTGCAACTGCTTTTTCAATTCCTTTACGGATACCTACTGGGTTTGCCCCTGCAGTTACGTTTTTAAGTCCTTCGCTAATCATTGCTTGCGCTAGAACTGTAGCTGTTGTCGTTCCATCACCAGCAATTTCGTTTGTTTTAGATGCAACTTCAGAAACAAGCTTTGCACCCATATCTTCAAATTTATCTTCAAGCTCGATTTCACGAGCAATCGTTACGCCATCATTTGTAATTAATGGAGAACCAAACGCTTTCTCAAGAACAACGTTACGTCCTTTTGGTCCAAGTGTTACTTTTACTGTATTCGCTAATGTATCAACACCACGTTGCATTGCGCTACGTGCATCTTCGTTAAATTTAATTTCTTTAGCCATTTATATAATTCCCTCCTGAGTTTATACGTGTGGTTTTCGAATAAAAATTAGCCAATAATTGCTAAAACGTCAGTTTCACGTAGAATTAAATATTCGTTTCCTTCATATTTTACTTCAGTGCCGGAATACTTTGAGAAGATAATCCGATCGCCTTCTTTTACTTCTAAGTCGATACGCTGGCCGTTCTCTAGTACGCGTCCTGTACCTGCAGCGACTACTTTCCCTTCCTGCGGTTTCTCTTTAGCAGAATCTGGTAATACAATCCCACTTGACGTTTTTTCTTCAGCCTCAACCAATTCAATTACGATACGGTCACCTAATGGTTTCAACAAGTGAAACAACCTCCTCAAAATGATAATTAATATTTTAGCACTCAGTCAACTCGAGTGCTAACACAATAATCATCATAATAAACATCTAAGAATTTTGCAAGTAAAAGGCGTCCATTCAAATTCAAAAAGTTTTTATTACAAATTTTAAATCAACAAAACTATCCTCCTCTTTGCTTCCCTGCTATAAAAAGGATAAAATAACGAGAGTGATGATCGAAAGGATGTTTCAACTTGAAAAACTGGAAAATTTATCTGTATTTAATTTTGACATATATTATTATGCAATTGGCAAGTGTCGTGCTTGCAAGTCCATTAACGCAATATTTTAATGGCGATGCGGCCCTTTCTGCACAAGAAGCAAAATACCATGCTTTTGCCTGGTCTTTATTCACAACGAACTTATTAGCCGCCATTGTTTTTTACTTACTCTTCTTCCGCAAAAAGAATTTCTTTAAAATCTTTGATGGAAAACCTGCTTCAATTGGGATGACGATTGTTTGGGGAATCATTAGTTTCTTCCTTGCGCTATTTGGACAAATGCTCGCGGGCATCATTGAAATGACACTATTTGGAATCGAACCAGGTTCCGATAATACCGCACTACTTTCAGATATTGCAAAAGTATCACCCATTATTATCATCTCAATGGTCATCTTTGCACCACTTTTAGAAGAATTGATTTTCAGACGTGTATTATTCGGCGGACTATATCAAAAAACAAACTTTATTATCGCTGCAATTATTAGCGCCCTTGTCTTTGCGGTTGTCCACAACGAATTAGAACATACGCTTATTTATATGGCACCTGCACTTGTGTTCTCATTTGTTTATTACAAAACAAAGCGATTACTTGCGCCGATTATCGGGCACTTCATGATGAACGGATTCGTCGTGATTATCCAACTCAACCAAGACAAAATTATGGAACTTCAAAAACTACAACAATCTGTTATTATTAGCTTTTTCCAATAAAATGAGTTAAGTCAATTACTTCATTACTCATTTAATGAAGTAGAAATTTGTTTTCATTCATTAAAATACAGGCGTCTTCGTTGATTGGAGTGGAGGGTGGCGACTCCTGTGGAATTAGCGGGACAGGTGAGACCCCCGAAGGAGCGCCAGCGATGGAGGAGGCTCACCGCCCGCCCCACGGAAAGCGTCCACCCGGAACGGAAATCAACAGTTGCTGAATCTTCTTTTTCAAAAAAGATTTTCCCAATAAAAAACTTCCTTCTCAATCATTGGGAAGGAAGTTTTTTTATTCATTCATTTCTTCAATTTGACGCTGTTGTTCAGCCTTCAAATATTTTCGATACCCCATTCGAGAAATAAGTATGCTAATTTCATACAGTAAAAATAAGGGTACTGTCACAAATAAATGTGAAAATAAATCTGGCGGTGTAATAATAGCCGCTATGATAAATAATACGAAAAACGCATACTTTCTAACCTTAACGAGAATCGAAGGATTTAAAATACCTAATCGTGTTAAAAATAAAGTAAGTATAGGCATTTGAAAGATCAAGCCAAAAGGAATTGTAATTTGAATAAGAAAATTAAAATATTCATTAATCCCTAGCGTTTGTGTGATTTCAAGTTCATTCGCTAAAGCCATCGTGAACTTCATTATGTAAGGAAAGAGTATATAGTATGAAAATGAAATTCCGCCAAGAAATAGTAAAAATCCAAAGGGAATATAACTCAATGTCACTTTACGCTCTGTCTCATGAAGTCCTGGACTCACAAATGACCATAACTGATACGATAAAACTGGTGAAATCAGGATAAACGAGACAATCACAATGACTTTTAAATAAATCAAAATCGGATCTGTGACATTAAATGCGTTTAACGTTAAGCTTTTTGCTTCTTCAGTATACTGAAGATAGTGGATAAGCGGTTTGGCAATAAAAAAACCGCCTACTAATGCAATAACAAAGAAAACGACGATGACCATCAGCCGTTTTCTCAGCTCATCTATATGTTCAATGATCGTTAATTGTTTTTCATTTGACATCGGACTAACATCCTTATTTACTTCTTATCATCTTTATTGTTTTTCGGCTCCTCGTCATCGGTAAGTCCTTTTGTCGCGTTTTTAAATTCACGTAAAGATGAACCAAATGCTTTTCCAATTTCAGGTAACTTTTTAGGTCCAAATATAAGTAGCGCAACAACTCCGATAAGGATTAAACTTGGTACTCCTATCATGACGACACCTCCTAGTTTGAAAGAACATTTTTCGAACTATACTGTATTCTCTATACTACATGAAAAATACTTCGGATGCTATGTGTAAGCCATTACAATTGTGACTGTTTGACGTCGTTTTTCATAAAATAAACAAGTGTTTGCAATTCAACTGATAAATCAATCGTATGTACTCGAACAGAATCAGGCGCTGACAGACGTACTGGAGAAAAATTCAGAATTCCTTTAATCCCAACATCTACAAGGTCATTTGTCACATATTGAGCAACATCAGCAGGAACAGTGAGTATGGCAAGTTCAATGCCTTGTTCCTTTATTTTTTCTGTCATCTGGTCCGAATGATACACAGGAATTCCACTGTTTATCATCCCCTCTTTGGGTGTTCTCGGATCGAACGCTATGACGATACGTGTATTATGGTTTTTGTGAAAATTATACTTTAAGAAAGCGGTTCCTAAACTACCAACCCCGATAAGCGCAACATCTGTTACTTCGTCTTGATCTAACGTTTTACGAAAAAAATCAAGTAAATATTGCACGTCATATCCATACCCTTTACGACCGAGCGCGCCAAAATGCGAAAAATCTCTTCGAATTGTCGCCGCATCAATTTTCATTGCCTCGCTTAATTCGCTAGAAGATATACGCGTCTTATTAGCATTCGCGAAGTTTTGTAAAAATCGATAATAAAGGGGCAATCTTCTTGTAGTCGCTTGTGGGATTTTCCATGTCTCATCTATCATGCTAAACCTCCTCGACGTACTTCTCACCAATTCTATCGTACAAGATATGTCGATTATTGTAAAGTTGCGCATTGCACGCCACTTGCGATTCAATTAGACTATAATTGAATAGAGGTGTAAATAAAATGATCGTTTTACAAGTGAATGGTTTAACGAAGTCCTTTTCAGGATTGAATATAATAGAAAATATCCAATTAGAAGTTCGAAGCCGCGATCGCATCGCACTCGTCGGCAGAAACGGGGCAGGAAAGTCTACCCTATTAAAAATTATTGCGGGTGAAATGAGTGCCGATACAGGGGATATTATCGTCCCAAAAGATACACGAATTGGTTATCTAGAGCAGCATTCTGGTATCGATTCCCCCTTAACGATTTGGGAAGAAATGATGACTGTTTTCAAGCCGCTTCAAGAAATGGAAAAACGCATTCGTGCGCTTGAAGAAACCATGGCGAATCCTGCGGTTTACTCCAATCATGATGAATTTACGCGTGTCACAAACGAATATGATGCCTTACAAACAGAGTTTAAAAATGCCAATGGTTATCAGTACGAATCTGATACACGCTCTGTTTTACACGGGATGCGTTTTTATCAAGATGACTTTGACAAAAGTGTCAATACTTTATCAGGCGGGCAAAAGACAAGATTAGCCCTAGCAAAAATGCTTCTCAGTAAGCCGGATTTATTAATACTGGACGAGCCTACAAACCATTTAGATATCGAAACACTTAGTTGGTTAGAAAAATACTTAGTCGGGTACGAAGGTGCCCTCCTTGTCGTTTCACACGATAGATACTTTCTCGACGAAATTGTTACAATTGTATACGAAATTTCTAGAACAAAAATGACCAAATATCACGGCAATTACAGTGCCTATCTCATTGAAAAAGCACGCAATTACGAACGTGACATGAAGCAATATGAAAGAGAAATGAGTGAAAGAGCTAGGATGGAGGATTTTATCCAGAAAAACATCGCTCGTGCATCTACATCCAAAATGGCACAAAGTAGACGGAAAATGTTAGAGCGAACTGAATGGATGGAGTCCCCCGATGGAGATGAAAAGTCGGCAAGCTTTACCTTTCCAATTGGGCGTCAAAGCGGCAATGATGTGTTGGCCATTGACAATCTCGCCGTTGGTTATGAGGAAGGAGCCGTATCGAAAAATCTAGATATCCACGTGTATCGTGGGGAACGTATTGCGATCATCGGACCAAATGGTGTTGGGAAATCAACATTACTCAAAACAATCGTTAAAAAACAGCAACCTCTTGCCGGTGAAATACGGTACGGAACCAATGTACAATTTGGCTATTACGACCAGGAACAAGCATCACTTACGGGCAATAGTACCGTATTAGAAGAGCTGTGGCGTGACTGGCCGATGATGAATGAAAAAGACATTCGCGGCATACTCGGTCGTTTCCTATTTTCAGGGGACGATGTGAATAAACATGTTTCCACTTTATCGGGCGGCGAAAAAGCAAGACTAGCCCTTGCTAAATTGATGCTTCAACAATCCAATACACTCATTTTAGACGAGCCGACCAACCATTTAGACTTAGACAGTAAAGAAATCCTAGAAAATGCGCTCGATGATTTTCCTGGAACCATCCTATTTGTTTCCCATGACCGTTATTTCATTAACCGAATCGCAACAAAAGTGATTGACCTTAACGTAAATGGTGCCGTTGAATATTTAGGGGACTACGACTATTTCGTTGAAAAAAAGCAAGAACTTGCTGAAATTCAGGAAGAAAAAAAACGCCAACTTGACGATAAATCAAACACAGTTAAGCAAGTACGGGAAGAACTTGATCGAGAAGAAAAGAGACAACTTAGAAGAATCACAAGAGCCATTGAAGAGGCCGAAAAAACAATCGCTTCCCTTGATGAAAAAATCTCCGCGTTTGAAACCGAGCTTTCAAACCCAGTATACGCTGATGACCATGTAAAATTAATGGAAATTCAAGCCGAAATTGATGCATTACAGGAAAAGCATGATAGCGAAGCTGAGAATTGGCTAGATCTTCAGGAACAACTCGAAAATTTCTCTTGAAATTCAATCGTTCACTAAAAACATTTTTAGTGAACGATTTATCTTTTTTTGTCGAAATTCGTAGATCTTATACAATTTGTGCGCATTAAATCTCCACAATCTTATCCACAC
This window of the Sporosarcina pasteurii genome carries:
- a CDS encoding 1-acyl-sn-glycerol-3-phosphate acyltransferase; the protein is MRTLLFQGYLWGYILSKANKSFTINRLNKAGLNKDKLKLMDKIILKCTKNLIKISGAELTVTGTENIPLDEPVLYVSNHQGNMDIPILYSTAPQTMAFVAKKEMEKIPMLGYWMKERGCVFINRENARSSLKAINQAIVGLKAGNSIAVFPEGTRSKGPEMGDFKPGSLRIAIKSGVKVIPVTLKDSYKLIGKKGKCTPAKVHVHYAEPIDSRNFKDTNELASAVLTQIKKHL
- the groL gene encoding chaperonin GroEL (60 kDa chaperone family; promotes refolding of misfolded polypeptides especially under stressful conditions; forms two stacked rings of heptamers to form a barrel-shaped 14mer; ends can be capped by GroES; misfolded proteins enter the barrel where they are refolded when GroES binds), which produces MAKEIKFNEDARSAMQRGVDTLANTVKVTLGPKGRNVVLEKAFGSPLITNDGVTIAREIELEDKFEDMGAKLVSEVASKTNEIAGDGTTTATVLAQAMISEGLKNVTAGANPVGIRKGIEKAVAAAIEELTVISKPIEEKESIAQVAAISSGDEEVGTLIADAMERVGNDGVITIEESKGFTTELDVVEGMEFDRGYASAYMATDTDKMEAVLDNPYILITDKKITNIQEILPVLEQVVQQGKPILLIAEDVEGEALATLVVNKLRGTFNAVAVKAPGFGDRRKAMLEDIAILTGGEVITEDLGLDLKETQITQLGTAAKVVVTKDHTTIVEGAGDAAQIEGRVNQIRTQLEDTTSEFDKEKLQERLAKLAGGVAVIKVGAATETELKERKLRIEDALNSTRAAVEEGIVSGGGTALINVYKKVEELNETETGDVATGVNIVLRALEEPVRQIANNAGLEGSIVVDRLKREEIGIGFDAAEGDWVNMMEAGIVDPTKVTRSALQNAASVASMFLTTEAVVANLPEENAGGGMPDMGGMGGMPGMM
- the groES gene encoding co-chaperone GroES encodes the protein MLKPLGDRIVIELVEAEEKTSSGIVLPDSAKEKPQEGKVVAAGTGRVLENGQRIDLEVKEGDRIIFSKYSGTEVKYEGNEYLILRETDVLAIIG
- a CDS encoding CPBP family intramembrane glutamic endopeptidase, with amino-acid sequence MKNWKIYLYLILTYIIMQLASVVLASPLTQYFNGDAALSAQEAKYHAFAWSLFTTNLLAAIVFYLLFFRKKNFFKIFDGKPASIGMTIVWGIISFFLALFGQMLAGIIEMTLFGIEPGSDNTALLSDIAKVSPIIIISMVIFAPLLEELIFRRVLFGGLYQKTNFIIAAIISALVFAVVHNELEHTLIYMAPALVFSFVYYKTKRLLAPIIGHFMMNGFVVIIQLNQDKIMELQKLQQSVIISFFQ
- the tatC gene encoding twin-arginine translocase subunit TatC — encoded protein: MSNEKQLTIIEHIDELRKRLMVIVVFFVIALVGGFFIAKPLIHYLQYTEEAKSLTLNAFNVTDPILIYLKVIVIVSFILISPVLSYQLWSFVSPGLHETERKVTLSYIPFGFLLFLGGISFSYYILFPYIMKFTMALANELEITQTLGINEYFNFLIQITIPFGLIFQMPILTLFLTRLGILNPSILVKVRKYAFFVLFIIAAIITPPDLFSHLFVTVPLFLLYEISILISRMGYRKYLKAEQQRQIEEMNE
- a CDS encoding twin-arginine translocase TatA/TatE family subunit; its protein translation is MIGVPSLILIGVVALLIFGPKKLPEIGKAFGSSLREFKNATKGLTDDEEPKNNKDDKK
- a CDS encoding redox-sensing transcriptional repressor Rex, with translation MIDETWKIPQATTRRLPLYYRFLQNFANANKTRISSSELSEAMKIDAATIRRDFSHFGALGRKGYGYDVQYLLDFFRKTLDQDEVTDVALIGVGSLGTAFLKYNFHKNHNTRIVIAFDPRTPKEGMINSGIPVYHSDQMTEKIKEQGIELAILTVPADVAQYVTNDLVDVGIKGILNFSPVRLSAPDSVRVHTIDLSVELQTLVYFMKNDVKQSQL
- a CDS encoding ABC-F family ATP-binding cassette domain-containing protein; this encodes MIVLQVNGLTKSFSGLNIIENIQLEVRSRDRIALVGRNGAGKSTLLKIIAGEMSADTGDIIVPKDTRIGYLEQHSGIDSPLTIWEEMMTVFKPLQEMEKRIRALEETMANPAVYSNHDEFTRVTNEYDALQTEFKNANGYQYESDTRSVLHGMRFYQDDFDKSVNTLSGGQKTRLALAKMLLSKPDLLILDEPTNHLDIETLSWLEKYLVGYEGALLVVSHDRYFLDEIVTIVYEISRTKMTKYHGNYSAYLIEKARNYERDMKQYEREMSERARMEDFIQKNIARASTSKMAQSRRKMLERTEWMESPDGDEKSASFTFPIGRQSGNDVLAIDNLAVGYEEGAVSKNLDIHVYRGERIAIIGPNGVGKSTLLKTIVKKQQPLAGEIRYGTNVQFGYYDQEQASLTGNSTVLEELWRDWPMMNEKDIRGILGRFLFSGDDVNKHVSTLSGGEKARLALAKLMLQQSNTLILDEPTNHLDLDSKEILENALDDFPGTILFVSHDRYFINRIATKVIDLNVNGAVEYLGDYDYFVEKKQELAEIQEEKKRQLDDKSNTVKQVREELDREEKRQLRRITRAIEEAEKTIASLDEKISAFETELSNPVYADDHVKLMEIQAEIDALQEKHDSEAENWLDLQEQLENFS